In Deltaproteobacteria bacterium, the DNA window GATCTCGGCGGCGACGGCGGCGTGGCCGACCTGGTCGATCAGGGTGTCGTCATAGGGGTACGCGTCGCGATCGAACGCGCCATAGGCGAAGAGCGTCCGCAGGATGCGGCGCACGTGCTCGTCGACGGTCGCCGAGCTCGCCAGCGAGGCCGCCAGCGCCAAGTCGACCTGCAGCGGCGAGTAGCACCAGCCCGGCCACGGCTCGAAGTCGAGACCGTCGTTCAGCGACGCCGCGGTGCCGTCCGGATGCGCGGCGCCGTAGTCGCTCAGCACGTAGCCCTCGAAGCCCCAGTCGAGCCGCAGGATCGTCTCGAGCAGGTGCGCGTTCTCGCACGCGTACTGGCCGTTCAGGCGGTTGTAGGAGCACATGATCGAGCCGACGTTCGCTTCGTTGACCGCCGCCTCGAAGGCCGGGAGGTAGATCTCGCGGAGAGTGCGCTCGTCCACCACCGCGTTGACGGTGTAGCGGTCGCCGAGCACGCCCACCCCGAGCGGCGTGCCCTGGGCCCCCGGCCCCATGCCTTCCTGGTTGTTGGCGGCGAAGTGCTTCACGTTGGCGATCACGCCCTCGCTCTGCGCGCCCTCGATCCAGCCGACGGCCATGCGGCCGACCAGCCACGGATCCTCGCCGTAGCCTTCGAAGGTCCGGCCGCCGAGCGGCGTCCGCATGATGTTGACCGTGGGCGCGAACACGACGTCGTTGCCCTTGCTCTTGGCTTCGTTGCCGACCGTCGCGCCGTAGCGCGCGGCCAGGGCGGGATCCCACGTCGCCGCGAGGCCGAGCGGCGCGGGCATCGCCGTCGCCATCCCGGAGCGCACGCCCATCGGGCCGTCGGTGTAGTAGATGGTGGGCAGATCGACGCGCGGCACCCCGTCGCTCGTGCCGGTGTGCGAGCCCGCCTGGCCGCCCACGCCGAAGAGATCGTCGCCGGCGAGGAGCGAGATCTTCTCGTCCTGGGTGAGCTGCTCCAGCAAGAGGCCGGCGCGCGTATCGGCGTCCAACGAGGTGTCGCACCAGGGGTGATCGCCGCAGCGGCCCGCGGCGTCCGCCCCGCCGGCGGACGCCGTCAGCAGGAGGAGAGCGCAGCCGAGCGCGTGCTTCATGAGCCACTCCTTCGGACACGCCCAACGTCCTACCCTGTACGCCATCATCGCGTTCCCCGGGTCGCCGCCCTCGGTTCCGTGCACCTGAGTGTGAGCGCGGGGTTCAATCCGGCGACGGAGAGCTAGCCGTCTTTCCCACGCCGAGCGCCGCGCACGTGAAGCTTAGCCCGGCACGCGGCCCCACCTTCAATCCCGTCTCCTCGGAAGGCCGACGGGCGGAAGAGGGGACTTGCAGCGTCGATGTCCGGTAGGCGCGCCTCTCGCCCGGCGGTGGCTTCGCCAGGCAGGGCCCTCGCGCCGCTTGACGAAGCCCTTGTCGTCCTGCTCGAGAGGACCCGGCCGGCGGTGACGAGGACTTCCAGACGGTGGTACAGGATGGGAAGTAACGTGATGCACTCTCGCGAACGTCGCGCGCGCGAGATCCAGTCGCAGATCGCGGCGATCCTGCTCCACGACTGGGACCCGATCGGCGTCGCTGACGACCCGGGGGCGCGCGACGAGTACGATAGCTACGTCGGCGGCGTCTACCGGGTACTGGCGACGGGCGGGTCGCTGGCGGAGATCGAGGCGCACCTCCGTGACATCGAGATCCACATGATGGGCTACGACGAGACGACGCGCGAAGCCGACGTGGCGCGAGCGACCGCCGCCCGAAGGCTCGCCGCCCTCGACGTGCGGCTGGAGCGGCCGGAGGACTAGCTCCGGGCTCGGAGAGCCCTAGCTAGCGTCTCCAGCGGATGCCGCCCGCCTTCGGAGGGCGGTGCGCATCTCAGCCAGGAGAGCTTCATTGAGACGAGTCGCGACGCCGGCTGTCGCGAGCGCGCGGGTTGCCTTGCGGAGGAACTTGTCTCGGCCGCCCGACCAGTCGAGGTTCACGCGGTCACTGTAGAGCAGCTCGTCACCTCGACGAACGGAGACGAGTGCTTTCAGCGCGCCCCTCTCGACCTCGGGCCGCTCCGCATCGATCGTCAGCGCGCCGAGGGAAAGGCGAACGCCGCCGGGATTCGGACACCACCCGGGCTGAGACGGTGACGCCGAGTTGGAGGGCGACGGCTGGCCCCCGGCGGCCGCTCCCCGCAGTGGAGCGTCATCGCGAGACCCACTCTGACCGGCGGGCTCGACGCCCGACTCGCTGGTCGCGCTTGTGACCCCGGCTCTCTCGGCTGTGGATCGTACGTCACGCTTCGGCCGAGGAGTTGGGCTCCGCGGCCTTCTTTTGCGGGGTCTCTGTTCTGTCCCGCCTCGGGTGCGTTCGGCCGTTTCGCGCCCTGTCTGTCGCGTGCCAATGCGCTTCGCCATCATCACACTGGATGCCGGGCGACCGCGCGAGTCTCAAGCGTCGACCGATCGGGCGCCGTCATCTGGAGGCTTCGTGTGCTGCACCGTCCTGGCGGTCACTGCAGCCGATCATGTAGTGGCACTCAGTCTCGGTGGTCATGAAGGTGAACGCACCGTCGGGGCAGTTCGCCATGTAGGCAGTGATTCTCCGCCCGCACGGATTCATGGAGACCCAGCCCTTGACCTGGCAGGTGCGTCCCTCGAAGTGCGCCGCCCGATCGATGAATGCCCAGCCTTCAACGTATCCGTCATGTTCCTCGACGCCGTCCGTTCCCACGTCCATCGACACGGGAA includes these proteins:
- a CDS encoding glycosyl hydrolase — translated: MHGTEGGDPGNAMMAYRVGRWACPKEWLMKHALGCALLLLTASAGGADAAGRCGDHPWCDTSLDADTRAGLLLEQLTQDEKISLLAGDDLFGVGGQAGSHTGTSDGVPRVDLPTIYYTDGPMGVRSGMATAMPAPLGLAATWDPALAARYGATVGNEAKSKGNDVVFAPTVNIMRTPLGGRTFEGYGEDPWLVGRMAVGWIEGAQSEGVIANVKHFAANNQEGMGPGAQGTPLGVGVLGDRYTVNAVVDERTLREIYLPAFEAAVNEANVGSIMCSYNRLNGQYACENAHLLETILRLDWGFEGYVLSDYGAAHPDGTAASLNDGLDFEPWPGWCYSPLQVDLALAASLASSATVDEHVRRILRTLFAYGAFDRDAYPYDDTLIDQVGHAAVAAEIEEAALTLLKNDGRVLPLDLEDPGLRSIAVIGADADAFQSRGGSAGIRPFLYDTPLQVIRSRAEAHGVTVSYADGSDQTAAAATAAATDVALVFVSDISGEGADKPCMALDCGFFPPRAEDALVSAVAMANPSTIVVLEAGAPVLTPWRASVKAILEAWIPGESAGTAIVDVVFGRDANGDAVDPGGRLPVTFPQSDADIPTAGDPEKYPGVGENVYYKEGVLVGYRWYDANGIEPAFAFGHGLSYSDFAYGGLAVTPTPSGGVAVDFKVTNVGARPGSDVAQIYVGFPAVTGLVQPPKALKGFQKVALAAGASAPVHLELDARAFAYWSTASNDWRVAPGCYQILLGRSARAIVATASVPLGGGTCP